A DNA window from Desulfatibacillum aliphaticivorans DSM 15576 contains the following coding sequences:
- a CDS encoding chemotaxis protein CheX, with protein sequence MEPDKFIEETLRQVVLTVFEQMYFMFPQEVGMKDASECKGDETYIANVGLKNGGLEVTIAGSAGLCEKIASAMFGEDRELTQKDVEDVFREAANIIMGNLINECAFPGEVSPDIPVARKGMDLEDCKNEHDLNLFFEVENSHFSAHLKGSAASDLTCSEGNFTSPS encoded by the coding sequence ATGGAACCTGACAAGTTTATCGAGGAAACTCTCAGACAAGTGGTCCTGACCGTTTTTGAACAGATGTACTTCATGTTTCCCCAGGAAGTTGGCATGAAAGATGCTTCGGAATGCAAGGGAGACGAAACCTACATTGCCAATGTGGGCCTGAAAAACGGCGGACTGGAAGTGACCATAGCCGGATCCGCCGGGTTATGTGAAAAGATAGCAAGCGCAATGTTCGGAGAAGACAGGGAATTGACCCAAAAAGACGTGGAAGACGTGTTCCGGGAGGCTGCCAACATCATTATGGGCAACCTGATCAACGAGTGCGCCTTTCCGGGGGAAGTGTCTCCGGACATACCCGTGGCCAGGAAGGGAATGGATTTGGAAGACTGCAAAAACGAACATGACTTGAATCTGTTCTTTGAGGTGGAAAACAGCCATTTTTCCGCCCATCTAAAAGGGTCCGCCGCTTCCGATTTAACCTGTTCGGAAGGAAATTTTACGTCCCCCTCGTAG
- a CDS encoding HDOD domain-containing protein: protein MDIESILKDLEQLPPFPTVVAQALALLDSPDSSAMDVVQVVQYDQAITANVLKVCNSAYFGLPGKVSSLREAVIRLGNKQLKEIILTGTVVKYYKNAMEGYALSKHDLWKHAISTAIISRIISKRFPGVDEGAVFTAGLLHDVGKTILDAVVDEYFNQMFALVGEKGYSFTEAEQEVLGLDHAEIGARMGELWGFPKEIVHAIRFHHAPPEGDESDLVTQVVYLANVICLMLGIGVGRQGLHVRGRDEILEQHGMDINDLQVIMAGFLDEYQKVQDIIDLG from the coding sequence ATGGACATAGAATCCATACTCAAAGATTTGGAGCAATTGCCTCCGTTTCCAACAGTGGTCGCCCAGGCCCTGGCCCTTTTGGACTCGCCGGACTCCTCGGCCATGGATGTGGTCCAGGTGGTCCAGTACGATCAGGCGATTACGGCCAACGTGCTTAAGGTCTGCAACTCGGCCTATTTCGGCCTTCCCGGCAAGGTGAGCTCCCTTCGGGAGGCGGTTATCAGGCTGGGCAACAAGCAGCTTAAGGAAATCATTCTGACCGGAACCGTGGTCAAGTACTACAAAAACGCCATGGAAGGATACGCCCTGTCCAAGCACGATTTGTGGAAGCACGCCATATCCACCGCCATCATTTCCCGGATCATCTCCAAACGATTTCCGGGCGTGGATGAAGGCGCGGTTTTCACCGCAGGCCTGCTCCACGACGTGGGCAAGACCATCCTGGACGCTGTTGTGGATGAGTATTTCAACCAGATGTTCGCCCTGGTGGGGGAGAAAGGCTATTCCTTCACAGAAGCCGAGCAGGAAGTCCTGGGGCTGGATCATGCGGAAATCGGGGCTCGTATGGGGGAACTGTGGGGCTTTCCCAAAGAAATCGTCCACGCCATCCGTTTTCATCACGCCCCGCCCGAAGGCGATGAGTCCGACCTGGTCACCCAGGTGGTGTATCTGGCCAACGTCATTTGTCTTATGTTGGGCATTGGAGTTGGTCGCCAGGGCCTTCATGTTCGGGGGCGGGACGAAATTCTGGAACAGCATGGCATGGACATCAACGACCTTCAGGTCATCATGGCGGGCTTTTTGGATGAGTACCAGAAGGTGCAGGATATTATCGACCTGGGTTAA
- a CDS encoding chemotaxis protein CheD: MNITVDISDLKVSNNPDVTLVTYSLGSCIGLAVWDPEVRVGGMLHYMLPDSSIAQEKAKANPAMFADTGIPALFKACYKLGAQKQRMIVKVAGGAQLMDESGFFNIGKRNYAALRKMFWRNKVMVAAEDVGGMVNRTIRLNIGTGELNMKVSGKGEGLL, encoded by the coding sequence TTGAATATTACCGTGGATATCTCCGATCTCAAGGTGAGCAATAACCCGGATGTCACCTTGGTGACGTACTCCTTGGGATCTTGCATTGGTTTGGCGGTTTGGGACCCGGAGGTCCGGGTGGGGGGCATGCTGCATTATATGCTTCCCGACTCCAGCATCGCCCAGGAAAAGGCCAAGGCCAATCCGGCCATGTTTGCTGACACAGGCATCCCGGCCTTATTCAAGGCCTGCTACAAGCTGGGCGCCCAAAAGCAGCGCATGATCGTCAAGGTAGCCGGAGGCGCCCAACTCATGGACGAATCCGGTTTTTTTAATATCGGTAAACGCAATTACGCCGCGTTGCGCAAAATGTTTTGGCGCAACAAGGTCATGGTCGCGGCGGAAGACGTAGGCGGCATGGTCAACCGCACCATTCGCCTCAATATCGGGACCGGAGAACTGAACATGAAAGTCTCCGGCAAGGGGGAGGGGCTGCTATAA
- a CDS encoding chemotaxis response regulator CheY: protein MDPNLKVLVVDDFATMRRIVKNILKDIGFTNISEAEDGAVALKQLQAAPVDLIICDWNMPNMSGLDLLKAVRADEKLKATPFVMVTAEAQKTRVVEAVQAGVSNYIVKPFTADAVKEKLKKVLG from the coding sequence ATGGATCCGAATTTGAAAGTGCTTGTAGTTGATGACTTTGCCACCATGCGGCGCATTGTAAAAAACATCCTGAAGGATATCGGTTTTACCAATATTTCGGAAGCGGAAGACGGGGCCGTGGCCCTCAAACAATTGCAGGCCGCTCCCGTTGACTTGATTATTTGCGATTGGAATATGCCGAACATGTCGGGCCTGGATCTTTTGAAAGCCGTCAGGGCCGATGAAAAGTTGAAAGCAACGCCTTTTGTCATGGTCACCGCCGAGGCGCAAAAAACCAGAGTGGTGGAAGCGGTCCAGGCAGGAGTGAGCAATTATATCGTCAAACCCTTTACCGCAGACGCCGTAAAGGAAAAGTTGAAAAAGGTCCTGGGATAA
- a CDS encoding response regulator, producing the protein MGFRLMIVDDSSSMRSIVKRTVEMSGFDVEQFLEADNGKTALEILDNEWVDVILSDLNMPVMDGEAFLAALKENPMFSEIPVVVVTTEGRNEKLQQLRNLGAAAFVKKPFKPEVIRDTLVRALGLDSLDGLGEDDGDDMDF; encoded by the coding sequence ATGGGATTCAGACTAATGATTGTGGATGACTCCTCATCCATGCGTTCCATTGTCAAGCGGACCGTCGAAATGTCCGGGTTTGACGTGGAGCAGTTTTTGGAGGCCGACAATGGAAAAACGGCCCTGGAAATCCTGGATAATGAGTGGGTGGATGTGATCCTCAGCGACCTGAATATGCCGGTCATGGACGGAGAAGCCTTTTTGGCCGCTTTGAAAGAAAATCCCATGTTTTCCGAAATTCCCGTCGTTGTAGTGACCACCGAAGGACGGAACGAAAAGCTGCAGCAACTCCGGAACCTGGGCGCCGCCGCTTTTGTAAAGAAGCCGTTCAAGCCGGAAGTCATCCGGGACACCCTGGTCCGCGCTCTTGGCCTGGACTCCCTGGACGGGCTTGGCGAAGACGACGGCGATGACATGGATTTTTAA
- a CDS encoding CheR family methyltransferase, producing the protein MTLELTDNDFKRISTLVYAKSGINLHQGKKELVKARLGRRLRATGCQSFEEYFDLLRNEQEGVELVRMLDALTTNKTSFFREKNHFDYLEQVVFPEILERNRKKIKIRCWSAGCSSGEEPYSLAICISEYFRSAPNLDAKILATDLSTAILKQAAGGVYSESKMQGIPITLLRRYFRKGFGRQDGYYQVKERLRNMVTFKRHNLMEQASFLEPFDLIMCRNVMIYFDKATQHTLVNGFYRHLRKGGRLFVGHAESLTGIEHPFTYVQPTLYRK; encoded by the coding sequence TTGACGCTTGAACTGACTGACAACGATTTTAAACGCATCAGCACCTTGGTGTACGCCAAAAGCGGCATCAATCTGCACCAAGGAAAAAAGGAACTGGTCAAGGCCCGGTTGGGAAGGCGTTTACGGGCGACGGGGTGTCAAAGTTTTGAAGAGTATTTCGACCTTCTGCGCAACGAGCAGGAGGGCGTTGAACTGGTGAGGATGCTGGATGCGCTCACCACCAACAAGACCAGTTTTTTTCGGGAGAAAAATCATTTCGATTACCTGGAGCAGGTTGTTTTTCCCGAAATTCTTGAACGGAACCGGAAAAAGATAAAGATTCGCTGCTGGTCCGCGGGCTGTTCCAGCGGAGAGGAGCCATACAGCCTGGCCATTTGCATCAGCGAGTATTTTCGCAGCGCGCCGAACCTGGACGCCAAGATTCTGGCGACGGACCTCTCCACGGCCATCCTGAAGCAGGCCGCCGGCGGCGTTTATTCGGAGTCCAAGATGCAGGGCATTCCCATCACCCTGTTGCGCCGGTATTTCCGTAAGGGCTTCGGCAGGCAGGACGGATATTATCAGGTGAAGGAGCGCTTGAGGAATATGGTGACCTTCAAGCGGCACAACCTGATGGAGCAGGCCTCCTTTCTGGAGCCCTTTGATTTGATAATGTGCCGGAACGTTATGATTTATTTTGACAAAGCCACCCAGCACACCCTGGTCAACGGCTTTTACCGGCACTTGAGAAAGGGCGGACGCCTTTTTGTGGGCCACGCCGAAAGCCTGACGGGCATAGAACACCCTTTTACCTACGTCCAACCCACCTTGTATCGAAAATGA
- a CDS encoding sigma-54-dependent transcriptional regulator — MATKKKMEKILLVDDDPGVLATLTEVLSDAGYRTHTATDGAEAVAELDKQFFDVVVTDLNMPGMDGMGVLKHLQKHSQDTQCLVLTGFGSIRNSVEAIKMGAFDYITKPVKFDELLHSVSTAIKFKRLERENTILKKQLKKKYRFENFVGDSPQIQRVFELIEKVADTDSTVLITGESGTGKELIARAIHYNSPRRDDPMVIINCGAIPEELLESELFGHEKGAFTGAHKTRIGRFEVANGGTIFLDEIGDMSPNLQVKLLRVIQEQAFERIGSTRTMHVDIRILAATNKDLMEAVEKKEFREDLYYRLNVIPIEVPPLRDRKSDIPLLIDFFINKLAAEKERPVKRISQAAMNALMGHHWPGNVRELENVVERVLILSSGDTIDKEDLPATILGLDSKEPEAGLKLPSGGIRFDHAVEEYEKNLIVQALEEANWVKTQAAKLLHINRTTLVEKMKRKNIRGPN; from the coding sequence ATGGCCACAAAAAAGAAAATGGAAAAAATCCTGTTGGTTGACGACGACCCCGGCGTTCTTGCCACATTGACCGAGGTCCTTTCAGATGCCGGTTATCGCACCCATACAGCGACGGATGGCGCTGAAGCCGTCGCCGAACTGGATAAACAGTTTTTTGACGTGGTGGTCACCGACCTGAACATGCCCGGCATGGACGGAATGGGCGTGCTTAAGCATCTGCAAAAACACTCTCAGGACACCCAGTGCCTGGTCCTCACCGGCTTCGGCAGCATCCGCAATTCCGTGGAAGCCATCAAAATGGGCGCTTTTGACTACATCACCAAGCCCGTTAAGTTCGACGAATTGCTGCACTCCGTTTCCACGGCCATTAAATTCAAACGCCTGGAGCGGGAAAACACCATCCTGAAAAAACAGCTCAAAAAGAAATACCGCTTTGAAAACTTTGTGGGCGACAGCCCTCAGATCCAGCGGGTTTTCGAGCTGATTGAAAAAGTCGCCGACACCGACAGCACGGTCCTGATCACCGGCGAATCCGGAACCGGCAAGGAGCTTATCGCCCGGGCCATCCATTACAACAGCCCCCGGCGGGACGATCCCATGGTGATCATCAACTGCGGCGCCATTCCCGAAGAGCTTTTGGAAAGTGAATTGTTCGGACATGAAAAAGGCGCTTTCACCGGCGCCCATAAAACCCGCATAGGCCGCTTTGAGGTGGCCAACGGCGGAACCATCTTCCTGGATGAAATAGGCGACATGAGCCCCAATCTCCAGGTCAAGCTCCTTCGGGTGATCCAGGAGCAGGCTTTTGAACGCATCGGCAGCACCCGCACCATGCACGTGGACATCAGAATTCTGGCCGCCACCAACAAGGACTTGATGGAAGCGGTGGAAAAAAAGGAATTCAGGGAAGACCTCTATTATCGGTTGAACGTCATCCCCATCGAGGTGCCGCCTCTCAGGGATAGAAAGTCCGACATTCCCCTGCTCATCGACTTCTTTATCAACAAACTGGCCGCCGAAAAGGAAAGACCCGTCAAACGCATCAGCCAAGCCGCCATGAACGCCCTCATGGGCCACCACTGGCCGGGCAATGTGCGGGAGCTGGAAAACGTGGTGGAACGCGTTCTCATCCTTTCCAGCGGAGACACCATCGACAAGGAAGACCTTCCGGCAACCATCCTCGGCCTGGATTCCAAGGAGCCCGAGGCGGGCCTCAAACTCCCCTCCGGCGGCATACGCTTTGACCACGCCGTGGAAGAGTACGAGAAGAACCTTATCGTCCAGGCCCTTGAAGAAGCCAACTGGGTCAAGACCCAGGCCGCCAAGCTGCTCCATATCAACCGGACCACTCTGGTGGAGAAGATGAAGCGGAAAAATATCCGGGGGCCCAACTAA
- a CDS encoding protein-glutamate methylesterase/protein-glutamine glutaminase: MSDIRVLVVDDSAVVRKIFTEALSKEPGIEVVGTAPDPYVARDKIVSLKPDVITLDVEMPRMDGITFLRKIMKYYPLPVIIVSSLTAKGGKMALEAMEIGAVEVLSKPGSSYSVGDMKQQLADKIRAAARVNVRAARPQAASASPVSRPATRALTETTNKVVAIGASTGGTEALKAVLTRFPVTMPGIVVVQHMPPNFTTAFAERLNGLCEIAVKEAEDGDAVLPGRALIAPGNFHMLLKRSGARYYVNVKTGPMVCHQRPAVDVLFNSTAQYAGANAVGAILTGMGSDGAKGLLKMREAGARTLGQDEASCVVYGMPKEAWKAGAVEKQYPLDRIADEIINLL; the protein is encoded by the coding sequence ATGAGTGACATACGCGTTTTGGTTGTTGACGATTCTGCAGTGGTTCGGAAGATCTTCACGGAAGCCCTGTCCAAAGAACCGGGGATTGAAGTGGTGGGCACGGCGCCCGACCCTTACGTAGCTCGGGATAAAATCGTCAGCCTTAAGCCGGACGTCATCACCCTGGATGTGGAAATGCCCCGAATGGACGGCATTACCTTTCTTAGAAAGATTATGAAGTACTACCCCTTGCCCGTGATTATCGTCAGTTCTTTGACAGCCAAAGGGGGGAAAATGGCTCTGGAAGCCATGGAGATCGGCGCCGTGGAAGTCCTGTCCAAGCCGGGCTCCTCATACTCCGTGGGCGACATGAAACAGCAGCTGGCCGACAAAATCCGCGCGGCTGCAAGGGTCAATGTCAGAGCCGCCAGGCCTCAGGCCGCCTCTGCTTCGCCCGTTTCAAGACCCGCCACCAGAGCCCTGACCGAAACCACCAATAAAGTCGTGGCCATCGGCGCTTCCACGGGAGGCACCGAGGCCCTGAAAGCCGTCCTCACCCGTTTTCCCGTCACCATGCCCGGGATCGTGGTTGTACAGCACATGCCCCCCAATTTCACCACCGCCTTTGCGGAGCGGCTGAACGGACTTTGCGAGATAGCCGTCAAAGAGGCGGAAGACGGCGACGCGGTTTTGCCGGGCCGGGCCCTTATTGCGCCGGGGAATTTCCACATGCTCCTCAAACGCAGCGGCGCCCGCTATTACGTCAACGTAAAGACAGGCCCCATGGTGTGCCATCAGCGGCCGGCTGTGGATGTGCTTTTTAACTCCACCGCCCAATACGCCGGCGCCAACGCCGTGGGGGCCATTCTAACCGGCATGGGGTCGGACGGAGCAAAAGGCTTGCTTAAAATGAGGGAGGCGGGCGCACGGACCTTAGGCCAGGACGAAGCCTCCTGCGTGGTTTACGGAATGCCCAAAGAGGCATGGAAGGCCGGCGCCGTGGAAAAGCAGTATCCCTTGGACAGAATAGCCGATGAAATTATTAATCTCTTGTAA
- a CDS encoding chemotaxis protein CheA yields MEDRDQVQKILDESALCVVTMEPDDIQALGNILNNFDAVCKIVQETAPKAWLDLCAGLKGVAEKMALFEVDSPSRALDELGKGISLLQETQRAVEEDAGEIERLCAFLRECPYTDSTMVCVEPWATGPEPAETEDQSPPLDLSQDRELIESFIQESMEHLSTIEIHVLELEKEPDNLQLVDAIFRPFHTIKGVSGFLNLREINKLAHQIETVLDDARSKKISVSPSLVDIVLDGVDLVTRLIDDVDDRLKTGRLEPEYLELGPFLERLHTVGEGVNAPLEDGEEENIPEGDGLDVGELLVKKGVVQAEDLEEALAKQASGESKGKKIGEILIEGKKAKARDVAQALRKQKADRQPAKAAGGNGAGFIKVDTLKLDNMVDMVGELVINEAVLKQRLAMAAGKDRDLAGDLAQLGRITSEIQRIAMSMRMIPMKNTFQKMIRLVRDLASKAGKKVNLEMMGEDTEIDRNVVDMIYDPLVHMVRNSADHGIEIPKDRLAAGKPEAGTIILNAYHKGGNMIIEVTDDGRGLDKEALTAKAMEKGLIQSAEGMSDQDIFGLIFHPGFSTAKKVTDVSGRGVGMDVVKGVLDKLRGKVEVMSRKGQGTSILLKLPLTLAVIDGIIVRAGEQSYVIPTISVLESIRPNREDCHTVVNKGEMIKIRGSLYPLIRLHELFDFPPNTRDPWDAIVVIAESEGKQKCILVDEILGKQEVVIKSLSAMLKNVVGLAGGAILANGRVGMILDVAGLFSLVESQAEYLTAS; encoded by the coding sequence GTGGAAGACAGGGACCAAGTTCAAAAGATTCTGGATGAAAGCGCTCTATGCGTCGTGACAATGGAGCCGGACGATATTCAGGCTTTGGGTAACATCCTGAATAATTTTGACGCAGTATGCAAAATTGTCCAGGAAACGGCCCCCAAGGCGTGGCTGGATCTATGCGCAGGTTTGAAAGGGGTCGCCGAAAAAATGGCCCTCTTTGAAGTGGATTCTCCCAGCAGGGCCCTGGACGAATTGGGTAAAGGCATTTCCCTTTTGCAGGAAACGCAAAGAGCCGTAGAGGAGGACGCGGGCGAAATCGAAAGGCTTTGCGCATTTTTGCGCGAGTGCCCGTACACGGACTCGACCATGGTATGCGTGGAGCCTTGGGCGACCGGCCCCGAACCGGCTGAGACCGAGGACCAATCCCCTCCCCTGGATTTAAGCCAGGACAGGGAGCTTATCGAGTCGTTCATTCAGGAGTCCATGGAGCACCTTTCCACCATTGAAATTCATGTTCTGGAATTGGAAAAGGAGCCTGATAACCTCCAGTTGGTGGACGCCATTTTTCGTCCTTTTCACACCATCAAGGGCGTCTCCGGTTTTTTGAATCTCAGGGAAATCAACAAGCTGGCCCATCAGATTGAAACCGTTCTGGATGACGCCCGCAGCAAAAAAATTTCCGTAAGCCCCAGTTTGGTGGATATTGTCCTGGACGGCGTGGATTTGGTCACACGCCTGATAGACGATGTGGACGACCGATTGAAAACAGGGCGTTTGGAGCCGGAATACCTTGAGCTTGGCCCTTTTTTGGAGCGCCTGCACACGGTAGGGGAAGGAGTTAATGCGCCTTTGGAGGATGGAGAAGAGGAGAATATTCCTGAGGGCGACGGGCTCGATGTCGGCGAATTGCTGGTAAAAAAAGGCGTTGTTCAGGCCGAGGACCTGGAAGAGGCCCTGGCCAAACAGGCTTCCGGCGAATCCAAGGGCAAAAAGATCGGCGAAATCCTCATAGAGGGAAAAAAGGCCAAGGCCAGAGACGTGGCCCAGGCGCTGCGCAAGCAAAAGGCCGATCGCCAGCCTGCAAAAGCCGCCGGAGGCAACGGCGCCGGCTTCATCAAGGTGGATACCTTGAAGCTGGATAACATGGTGGATATGGTGGGGGAATTGGTCATCAACGAGGCCGTCCTCAAACAGCGTCTGGCCATGGCGGCCGGCAAAGACAGGGACCTGGCCGGAGACCTGGCCCAATTGGGGCGCATCACTTCCGAAATTCAACGCATAGCCATGTCCATGCGCATGATTCCCATGAAAAACACCTTCCAGAAAATGATCCGCCTGGTTCGGGATCTTGCATCCAAGGCCGGAAAAAAGGTCAACCTGGAAATGATGGGAGAGGACACGGAGATCGACCGCAACGTGGTGGATATGATCTACGATCCCCTGGTCCACATGGTGCGCAACTCCGCGGACCACGGTATTGAAATCCCCAAAGACCGCCTTGCCGCAGGCAAGCCCGAAGCAGGGACCATCATATTGAACGCCTATCACAAGGGCGGCAACATGATCATCGAGGTGACGGACGACGGACGCGGCCTGGACAAAGAAGCCCTGACGGCTAAAGCCATGGAAAAAGGATTGATTCAGTCCGCCGAAGGCATGAGCGATCAGGATATTTTCGGGCTGATTTTCCACCCCGGCTTTTCCACCGCCAAAAAGGTGACGGACGTTTCAGGCAGGGGGGTGGGCATGGACGTGGTCAAAGGCGTTCTGGACAAACTCCGGGGAAAAGTGGAGGTCATGTCCCGGAAAGGGCAGGGAACTTCCATTCTGCTTAAGTTGCCGTTGACCCTGGCCGTAATTGATGGCATCATCGTCAGAGCCGGGGAGCAGTCTTACGTCATTCCCACCATCAGCGTTCTGGAGTCCATCAGGCCCAACAGGGAAGACTGCCACACCGTGGTTAACAAAGGGGAAATGATCAAAATCCGCGGAAGTTTGTATCCCCTGATCAGGCTTCACGAGCTGTTTGATTTCCCTCCCAACACCAGAGATCCCTGGGACGCCATTGTAGTCATCGCCGAAAGCGAAGGCAAACAAAAGTGCATCCTGGTGGATGAAATCCTCGGCAAACAGGAAGTTGTGATTAAAAGCCTTTCCGCCATGCTGAAAAATGTAGTGGGGCTGGCCGGAGGGGCGATCTTGGCCAACGGCAGAGTCGGGATGATTCTGGACGTTGCGGGCTTGTTCAGCCTGGTGGAAAGCCAGGCGGAGTATTTGACGGCCTCGTGA